aatacatcgTAATAACTccaaatatagttattactttacattccccatatctcgacttcatgtttggatcattttgaagatgaccttttttggggacgttagaaggcttagaagtttagaagcaaatcttaaaatttttaagaacatttctaaACCCTaaatttttcaggaccagtttatgaagtcactttctggggcttataTATTAAAAACCACCTATAAATCACCTAatcttagaaactacaccctcaagctatttaaaactgattttactaactttgttaaccctttaggtgccccacgagaattaaatgaaaatgaaatttgaaaatttcacttttttttttgcagattttcaattttaatctattttttttctgcaacacatcaagagttaacagccaaacaaaaaacaaaatctattaccctgaatctggagtttacagaaacatccccccatgtgtgctcaaaaactgatgtatgggcgcacagcatgcttcagagtggaaggagcaccatatggcttttggagagtggatttagctggaatggtaattgggagctatgtcacatgtgaagacacccttaggtggccctagagtgggaacccccaaaaagtgaccccattccggaaactacacccctctcaAAGGAATATTCCAAAGGTGTGTAGTGAccactttgacccatcagacgTTTCACAGACTTAGGAAACGCTtcgctgtgaaaatgaaaaattacaattctttccagaaaaagttgctttacacccacatttttcactttcactaggggaaacaggacaaaatgcaccccaaattttgttccccattttcccccgaatacgccaacacccaatatgtgctcaaaaaattatgtatggatgcatggcaggattcaaaagggaagtagcgccatagggcttttggaggacagattttgcaggattgccttttgggagctatgtcgcatatgaagacactctgaggtacccctagagtggaaacccccaaaaagtgaccccattctggaaactacaccccacaaggaatatttcaagatgtgtagtgagaactttgtcctaCAGTGCTTGGTGGTTTTAAAATGCACGTAGATTGTGCGTTCGGACACTAACTTGAattgagatagatatatatatatatatatatatagtatatataatatgtaactacctaccactaactgcaggtcttttttcacagcaaaaaaaataaaatgtgcagATGTAAATGAGCACACTAGTTatcggtgctctgcagcacgcacgcacacagatcgtgcgtgtgcgtgcaaaaactgtagtataaaaattcactacagtggttaaaaagtgaacactggctaaaaatgtaCCGTATtctttgccctataagacacaccggcccataagacgcacctatgttttacaggaggaaaataagaaagaaatttttcatcagacctcagctcacagccccaatcagacctccaatgttaataagacctcagatcagaccccaatgtgaatgacccccaatcagatctcagataagagccccatgcctctctcGTCTGCCCCCATGCCTATAAAATAAAGAAACCACTTACCCTTCCTGCTCCTCACCGCCCACGCTCTTCATCCTGctgctgttggctgtgctgtgaactggcgcgcaaagcgtgaggtcacagagcgccctcactctgtgcgcagccactgcacagccgagcggaggaccaggaagcggtgagtacagagccttcatcgCTTCCAGGTCCTCCGGTGCGAATGAGGGCTTCCATAATAGAAACGCTCATTAGCATTCGCCTCATAAGACGCAGgaacattttccccccactttcttATAGAGCGAAAAAAAATACGTAACAtatctacatacatatatatatatatatatatatataacccctAACTACAGTTTCTTCTTTTTGaccaaataaaatgaaaaattggcaaaaaaataatccccaggtgctgatcaggcaggtatgcACTGAACAGCAGTTGGCAGTCACAGCTCGCACGCAGAAAAAGTTGTGCAGagctttaaaatagttttttttttttaacgcacaGACCAAATGAAGTCTGtaaaaaaaggaaggggggggagggaCAGGGACGAAGGGTGGTATAGAGATCTAGAACTGCTGCAAATGGAAAAAACAAATCAGTTCCAGATGATGTTGTTCTTTACAGGAACAGTTGAAGtcgcagtggtggtgcaccacagtcaccagctagaatggctgcatgcagggaagttcagcCCTTTCGTGTGCAGCTGTAGCActgtcattggctggagcgttgttccagccaatagcagctctGGTAGGGGAcgccaaacactggtgtcccctgcctgacccAGGGGGGACAGGTGCTGACAAGTTCAGACCCAGTCACCCCTGTTCCACCCCACTGAAGCTTCCTGAATGAATTTAAAATCATCCGGAGCTGCGATTTGCCGGTCTGCAGAAATCGGCCAATTGCAACGATCGATCAGAAATCTCCCTGTACCCATAGGGAAGATGGCTGCCTGCCGTCTTGAGAAGCCATAGTCCCCCGGTTGCCAAGCGATTTCGCTCAGGGACCGGGTGAACACCGCGCCGTAGCTGTACTGTGCTGGTATTTTGTACCTAGTTCGCAGCACCGTACAGCTATGGCGCTGGTAGCAAACGGATTAAAACATACCTGTCATATTATTCCCTTTTAACTGTTACACTTGCAAAACTAAATGCATTTCTTTCCCAAGTAGGGAGAGTCTCCCTTCTGTTCAAGCGAGTGACCTCACTTCTCTTACTtcctactatgtttgttttcttctacggagctcagaaagctgatcaGGAAGGAGAGGTCAGACTTCTCTGCTCTTCAGAAGCCGCATACAAGCAGCTCTCCTATCAGGGTCAGATCTCAGCtagttctgccccccccccccctctctgtgtctctgttactagTGATGCATCTAACCCAATATCAGGCAGTGGACTGGaagttaggtggaagtgagaccccctagtggccatgactttacaactTTTttccaggtggatgcaggcatatatatttttatttattttttattatgaaacaatttagaaatgtgCTAATTACAACTTTCTGtattaaattaaattgtgtgacAGTACAGCGagtctttaaggcctctttcagactaaCGAGTTTTCACGCTTCAGTTCTgcgttgcctgaaaatcgcagcatgttctatattctgcttttttcacgcagccctggccccatagaagtgaatggggctgcgtgaaaaacgcattgcatccgcaagcaagtgcgtttttcactgatggttgctaagagatgttgtttgtaaacctttagtttttttatcatgtgcgtgaaaaacacatcaaaacgcattgcacccgcgcggaaaaaaactgaacaactgaacacaatcgcagacaaaactgactgaacttgcttgcaaaatggtgcgagtttccctgaacgcatccggacccaatccgtcacgctcatgtgaaagaggcccaagtcACACATTCTGCTGTACTACATCTGCACATAACTAAGTATCTTTTTGTGCTCATCATGTTAAAAAGAGGATCCAAACCACTTTAATGCCTCCATAGAGCAAGGCGAGGAAGAAACCTAGATGAAGCATACAGAGCGTGTGTCATCTCCATACTTACATCGTCTTCAGTCAGGCAGGGGTCTTCTTCCCGAGATTTGTAGGATATACAACTCTCTCTCTAAAAGAAAAGAGggcgaaaagaaaaaaaatcaataccCTGTGAAGAGCTAAAGCAAAGTTTATTCTTTCCTGAATCCTCGGGGGTTATTCTCTGAAGAGTCAGAACAAAGGCTTTCCTCTAAATCCTAATAGAGAGGCTAATATGTAAAGTGCACAGTCCATGAGCGGGCCTCCACGGAGAAGCCACATACCGTATCATTACTACTCCAATAACCAGCTTACATTTCTTTCCCTAAAAAAGCCTTTATTTACCTGAATTGCATTGTGTGTAAGGTCAATGTCCAGATGTCAGAGGATCCATCATAATTAACCTGAATTCTACATCACAAAACCTGGCAATTTCAGTAAGTGTCTGGCAATCTATTGTACTATATCGGATTCATCATAAAATAGGTTAAAGTTCCAACTCATTTGCAATTCCATTTCTAGAGCAAGAATAATAACACAAAAGGGGTTATCATGATATATTGCATCTCCTTAATGGCTTTACCGGGattaaatattgatgagctatcctgaagaTAGACTCCCACACTCCCAGTagtttgaaggggctgcagcgctTAGACAAGCACTGCAGCCTTTTTTTTAGTATATCAGGCAGAGCGCCGTACGTTGTATAgaggctgttcttggtattgcagctcagtgccattcacttgaataagactgagctgcgcaaagaccatgtgactgatggaCATGATGTCAGAAAGCAAGGATGAAGCCTTAGCACCGCTGCTTCTTCCAACAGTTGATCAAAGGGGGTGTCAGAAGTCGGACCTCCATAGAACagctattgataacctatcctgagtacAGGACATCAATCTTTATGTGTCAGACAAACCCTCTAAGACCATGTTGGAGTTGTGCCGTTTTCAAACTATATAGGGATCCTGTCACAAGGAAAATGCCGTACAATCTGCAGGCACCATggtatacagcaggaggagctgagcagattgatgtatagttttatgtaaaaataaaaatctgtataaaCTTGTCATTTAAATCCTGTATTTTTCgcattataagacgcacccccccacccctccaaagttgggggaaaatgtcagtgcgaCTTATGGGGAAATACAAATGAGCGAtttcattatggaagtgctcactagtacaaCAGGACTGGGGAGCGGTGAATACAGCGGTGCATGtgcgggctctgtactcaccgctccctggtcttctgctgCAGGGCTCTGCATGCTGTGCCGTGGGGACATCGGTGCACTCTGTGAACTCACACTGTGTGACGTTGGGTTACAGCACAGTGCGGCAAGAAGAGCGCTGGATCTCAGGAGCGGTGGTGGCATCCGGAGCAGTAGAGGCGAGTTGATATATTTTTTGGTCTCATCTAAGGTCTTATTAACGTTGGGGGCCTGATGCATGCGGgctgcctctccattcattctGTATGGGATTGCTGGAGACAGCAGAGTATGGCACTTGGTGATGTTCAGTAGTCCGGTACAGAATAAATAAAGAGGGCGTTTTCGTGATCTGTAGCGACCGACCACTAGGATGCTTAGTTGATCAGATGATTAGTTGATTTTGTCCTTTATTTATATAAATGAGAAATTaggctgaatcttttcccataaatacGTATATTAATTTGATCAGcatctcctgctctgtaacatgctgcctgcagatcagacTGCATTTTTAAGGGGCATTAAAAGGGAATCTgacacctgcttttaccattttaagctgtcaccatcgctatgttcactaaagtaccttatttccagcagtcgtctttttactttatttcattttgtccttttgatataaaagcgctttttatgatatgctaatgaggctccaaggtgccaagagggttttttttttccttctccggtgcccagtgacgcccccctgcagtgcccaagaacgcctcctgatcctcaaataacctcccacagtcccggcaaacggttctgccccctccccacgtcatagtctaccttctagaaatgccccgtcctccttcctgtcggcggccagaaaacttgcgcaggtGCAGTACTgtctgcggcctgcgcgatcatcaagctcctgagggcaacagcctcaaaagtctcactgggcatacGCTGAGCCCAAtgatgtaacctgagcgctgttgccctgaggaggttgatgatcgcgcaggcggtactgcgcctgcgcaagttttctggccgcagacaggaagaaggacggggcatttctagaaggtagactatgacgtggggagggggcggaaccgtttgccgggactgtgggaggttatttgaggatcaggaggcgttcttgggcactgcaggggggcgtcactgggcaccggagaaggaaaaaaacgccTCATTAAATAAACGCCatcaccttggagcctcattagcatatcattaaaagtgcttttatatcaaaaggacaaaacaaaataaagtaaaaagaagactgctggaaataaggtactttagtgaacatagcgatagtgacagcttaaaatggtaaaagcaggtgtcagattccctttaaaggggtattccggttagagattggtatcccctatccacagataggggataactattagagtGGTGGAGGTCCTATCGCTGGGACCCCCAGCACTCTGAAATGGACAAagcagctgctccattcatttctgtgggagggCCGATGATAGCGAGCTATGAGTAGAACCCTGACCGATCTACTAGGTAGATGTCCTGTGGAGAGGGGATAACTCCCTCAAATCGAAATATCCCTTTAAGTAATGATCAGAAcatatttgaagaaataactgaTTCTGTCTCTACAATATAAAAGTAGACTGAAGCCATAGAGGAAattcatcaaaactggtgtgaagggaaactggcttagtttatATACCAAGTCATTACAGTCATAAGAGCAGTGCATCTCAGCCAGATTGCTGATTGTGAGTAACAGGCCCTGAATCTTCATCTTTGGAAAACTGATGTTATAAGAATCTCTCCCTTTGGCATCCTATTCCCCATGCTTACTCCAGTTTAGTTTAACATGGTAATTCATATTCCATAGTGACCATGGAAAGTGTTATTACCGGCCCTCATTTATGGTGATATATGTTTATTACAGTCTATGTAACCATTATTTTCTAGACAACAGAAACAATTAGACGAGCAATAGTGTTGATATGGCCATCTGCAAGGTAGGAGAATCACCTcctacaataagaacagagtCCTCACCTTGCAATCTGTGCTTGCCCCTCCTTCTGGCTCCTGCTTTTCTTCCTCCGTTTCTTTACTCTGCACATTCTCGTTTTCGTCCAACAGTTTTTTTGGAAGTGGCGGGGGGATGTCATCATCTTGATAGGTCGGAGTGCTTCCTGCACTCTGAGTGTTAATACTCTGACGGCTCTTTCTATTATGGTCCACAGAGGCGTACTCAACGATCACCTCCATTTTAGACTCTGCATTTGCTAGATGCTGCATATTCATGGTGGGACTCTTTTCCTCTGAGCTGGCCGATGAGCTGATATCCTTCAGTTCTTTTACAGTCTCGTAGAGAGAGTCCTCAATGATGTTGTCATGGGAAGAACTGTCTTTtagtacctcatagggcccctcACTATACAGAGGCACGTCTTCTTCAAGATTTCCAGATTCCAAGTTATTATCTGGAGGTATCTGAGGCAACTCTCTGGCCTGAGGGCATCTCATAGACTTTCCAGTGAAGTCCTGAGGATCACACAGGTCAGGGAGAGAGCTCTGCACATCTTCGTATGTGGGAACACATGTAGCGGCACTGTCTTCTGAGACTGAAAATAACCAAAATCTGCATCAAACTCAATCTCAGTAGTGTAAAACACATTCTGGGAATacaatttaaaggggctgtgcattGGAGAAACCCCTTTTTCAATACGGGTGGTGCTGTATAAGGCTAATTTTTCCCCAGGGTGGTGCTGCAGGAAAATGGAATATTTACTGCCAGTATTTCACAGCTGATTGCAGGGTGGCCTATTGTGATCAGCTTCTAAGGAGGGACccttctaaggcctcattcacacgactgttgtttgggtccgcatccgagccggacgcagaaccattcacttcaatggatccgcaaaagatgctgacagcactctgagtgctttccgcatccgctgctccgttccatggtccgcaaaaaaaaaaaaatataacctgtcctattctcgtcagttttgtggacaagaataggcagttatattaatggctgtccgcgccgttccACAGATTTTATTTACAGCAAATAAAATGGAGAAAACAGGACGAGAAAATGGAAAATAAAGTATGGAACACTTTATACTGCCAAACTATTGAGACGTGAGATTCAAAAAAATGAAGTTTTCTAATGAAAATAATAATAGCtggtgtgaaaaaaaaatcacagagtaGATGTGTAAATTAGCACCATCAAATGCTAATCTGTCAAGATGTGAGCCGTCATGTACTCCAAAAATTGTTAAGGTAAGAAGGATGAAAAACAACATCCACCCTAAATATCACAAACTCAAGTATTAGGTTTGAACTAGGAAACACATTAAGGTCCTTTAACACGGACCAGAACAAATTTAGGTATAAATACTCGTTCCCGACAAATGCCCTGCTCATCCGATTATTTATGTGATAAAAAAGGTCAGTAGTACATGTGCTGCCCACAAACAATAAATCGGTATGGGGAAGAATGATTGCAGgagcgatcattcatccccatacagcagTGATGATTCCTGCATGAAAATCCAACAACCGGACAATGATCAGTAATGAATATTCCTATGAAAGTTCGTTCCTGGTCACTGCTTTCTTGCATTCGCAGTGTGCTCTTCATTCCTTTTTATGGGAGTTCATTCTGAAAAAAGCTGAGCGAGTGTCCTATAGAAATGATGTGTGATTGCACCACGTAATCGCAGCCACCGCCCACGTCGGGGGTCCTGTTTTGGAGATAGGTTCAGGTCCCAGGGGTGGAACCAGGAcccatctgacattggtggcaacgTCTCAGAtgaaacaacccttttaaggctggAACTACATGACGATCTTGGCCGTGACAACGTTGCACTGCCAAAGATCATTGTATAATAGTTCAGCAAATAAACTGAATGAAGTCACAGCGAGACTCGCGGCAACTTGTAAGTCGCACTGCGACTCCATTCAGTTCATTGGTTGCATTGCTACACAGCGATCTTTGGTTGCATGACAATGACAAAGCCAAAATCgttgtgtaagggtccattcacacatctgtaattctggctctgcatccgttctgcaattttgcggaccgggtgtggacccattaatttcaatggggccgcgaaagatgcagacagcacaccgtgtgctgtccgcatacatACTTCCgatccacggccccgcaaaaaagagagcaggtcctattcttgtccgcagacaagaataggcatttctatcatagggccggccagtgtggtctgcaaaatgtggaacacacgcggcagatatctgtgttttgcggatccataatttgcagaccgcaaaacacgtacaGACGTCTGATTGGACCCTAACCCTGCCTTACCTCCAAATGTAAAAcactgtactcaccatcaccagtgCTGACAGCACCATTCCGGTAACTACTGGCCGGCGCTTCGGTTCCTAGGCTGGTCACAGAGTGGCTGTGTGTCTCCTTGTCAGAAGGCTATAATCGGATTGTGAGGAAATTAATATAAGGCGTGTAACTGCAGTACATGGCAACTACCACTATGCAACTGGACACAGCACCTAATGCCAAGTCTTATAGGAAGCAAAAATATCATGCAACAAGCACACATCACAGCCAAGGGTAAGGTTACTGTCCACTTAATGGTAGCAACGCATTTCCAAAAGGTCTGCAAATCCAACTCTACACCTCAGCCATTGCATCTATATTACTTTAACAATGTCTGACTTACCGCATTCATCAGGTTTTCATGGTCACCATTTTGATGTTTCTTCTTCTTCCCTCTATGAAATACAAATGCAGAAAacattaatatataaaaatataattctgAAGATGCTGGAGAACAGTACAAATACATCCTGTAACCAGAAACAGACACGTGGGGCACAGGGATGATGCAGCTCTTATCGGTTACCGCTATCGTCCAAATAAAGGGATGTATCCAGGAATCGAGTTTGAAACTTCACTCAATTATGTGGTGGTCTGGCAGCCGGAACAGGTCATCACAACGCAGGCAGTCTTTGATCAAATATAACCCTCAACATTGAAGCTGCAACACCAAGGTCAAGCTGTAAGGAAATACAAATCGAGGTAGTAGCAGGTGTCGCCAAGATCTGGAAatgatcaaattttcaagcacctagctccaatctgcgACATGTGGGGAGGACACGAAAGCTAGATagaaagcaaagttttttagccTCAGAAATCAGATTAAGTcgtgtgggatgattgtgtgatGTCTCCTGTTCATCGACGTGCCAAAATCCTTGAACTGAAAGACTTTGGTTTATCACTCCGGTAGATCGCTATGTTCCTAGGCTGAGATGTCAGCACTTTTTTTGCATGTCCCAAGGTTTGGGAGAACGAGGATGAACTGGAATGTGAGCAAGAGGTGCACAAAGGCGAACCTCTGCATGGACAGatcgtctgattagaagaatggctcatagtgatccattctgtactgcaagtgaaattggacatcacatcccaagcctagggcggcaGTGTCTACACAAATCAGAAGAAGAAAGAGTTTGCAAGACACTGGACTACGAGCCAGATGTCCACCTGCAGGTGTTTTATTGACCTCACACCACcgctctcaaaggctatcatggtgcacagcaagacaaAAATAGaagctggaatggaggtctatccttTTCAGCGATGAGTCCTGCTTTTGGCTCCGACACAACAATAGCAGGAGATTGTTTCGAAGACCACGCGGGCAAGgtcatgaagaggccttcacaagggagTGTCAAACCGTCCTAACTCCCGGGATTATAGTGTGGGGTAGCATAATGTACAGGAGCCAAAcctctctagtcttcatttcaggtacactaacagctcagcattacattgatttggaaCTAGTCGTACAGACATTTCTCCGAAGTGTTCCAGGAGCaggttttcaacaggacaattgctcatgctactgtgagcagcctgcgtGGCCTAGatgtgctaccatggcctgcagcgTCTATGGACTTGTCTCCCATCGAGCACATTTGGGATGTCATTGGTCAacaattgcaaagggagctgctaGCAGCGGATCTTGATGGTATGTGTGCCCTAGTGCATTCAGCGTGGCAGTGATAGCATGCCAAGTCGTGTAAGCGTCTGTATTTCTGTGCGTGGTGCTCATAGTCATAAatcaagatgttttgaatattttgtttctatttttttatcatttgcatatcattaaaatGTCTATCGCCCCTGTGTTTCCCATAAATCCATGACTTTTCGTTCTTGGTGTTGCAGTTTCAGTGTTGAGGATTGTATATTCGGCAGGTTATTTTCTAGGGATAATCTACAATTTCATATGTTTCTTAATCAATATGGCTGCCTATGAAGATTCATTAGAAGTTGTTAAACTATGTATTCTAAGCCCTCTCTGGGCAAATTGACTTGTTCGTCTATAATAAcatgacaaaaacaaaaaaatatgttctcaCTGTACGGTATAAACCACAGATAACATCTTATGACATTAATTCTCATAACTCAGTGATGGGTAAGCTCCCAGGGTTTGGGTTGATAGATTACTTTCCAAAAATGACCTCCAGTATTCTCCATGTCTGCATCTTTTTCTGAGGCTTTGCACTAAGTAGTCCCACAGCTACACTCTGATGTGTCTAGTAGGTGGCGTGTTTATTTATGCAGAGCACTGGCGGTATTATAAAACACACTCTTTACAGACACATGGTGTGTTACGAATGGGATGGAACAGCCATAAAGAAGCTTGATGATCTTCACATTCTAGAGCTATGACCAGCATcaatttaatttaaaggggttgtcagtcagactcaatattttttttatataggagtTGCTCCTGCTATCCTACAACGCTGGTcaggtctctacttcctggtgcCAGCTCAACACACAGGAAGTGTCTGaagatgcctgctcagccaatcactgactgaggCGGGTCACAGCTCTGGTCTGCGATTGGCTGAGCAGACATCTCCAGAAATTTCCTAAGTGTTCAACCAGAACCTGGAAGTGGAGACCAGCGGGAACCTGGTAAGCATCTGAATGGCAGCAGGGGATCGGTGAGGTGACTAatgcttttttaaccctttcaccttTAAGTTTTAGTGGACAAATTTTAGTGACAACACAGCCCAAGCTGAATAGTGTTACCATATTTCGGGAAAGTTGTGCAATAAAATGGGGCATAAACTGATAAATACATGACATGGTGTCATCTGGTAACTCTACAGTCACAGCATTCAGACAGTAAGGACCAAGAAAAAGTCCCATTAGTCACAATTTTAAATtgaagggggacatttatcaaaactggtccgattgtccatagcaaccaatcggattgatccttttattttcccaaaggagttctgaaaaatCAAACGTGGAACctgattggatgctatgggcaAGCTAGTTTTCCTTAGAACCAGTTTAAGTAAATGTCCTCCTAGAGTCACAGAAATAACTAATTTCAATAGGGTTCAAATTTTGCACCAGCAAAACAGACATCctcctgttaggcctcatgcacacgaccgttgttttggtcagcATCCCAGCTGCATTTTTTTCAGCTTggaggcggacccattcacttcaatggggccacaaataatgtggacagcactccgtgtgctgtctgcatctgtatttctgttccatggccccgcaaaaaaaatagaacgtgtcctattcttgtccgttttacgaacaagaaaaggcatttctattatgggcggcCCGTTGcgtaaatgcggaatgcacacggccgacatcagtgttttgtggatccacaattttcagaccacaaaacacaccacagtcgtgtgcatgaggctttataaaGATATATAAGGAAATAAACCAGCACAGACTATTGGACCTAAAAATTAGAGGGTGTTAACAGGTAGATTctttaaggctgtgttcacatgaccgcggtgcggaccgcaaaacataggCGCCGGCCATGTAAACTCTgcattgcagacccattgacttcaaagggtccGTGATCTGAAAGATGCGGCGaaagataggatatgttctatcttttgcagcacGGGGGCACGGACCCGGAAGGCCACAGAAAGGCTTCAATGTGTTTCCATGTGCTTCTAGGTCCGTGCCGCTAAAGATAGTATATGTACTATCGTTCAACACATCTTGCagacacattgaagtcaatgggtctgcaccataATGGGGAGTTCATGTACAACAAAGGCACGGTGGCaccatggtcatgtgaatgtagcctaagggccaCGATTAGACTATGGACTGTTATGACCGCGGGCCGTTTCTGGTATTACAGTTCAGTTTTAGTGAATGGTGTTCACCTGCAGTACCAGGTGCAGCCTAAAGACAAAAGTGGAGCTCTGAAAACgaagaaaaaaaagcaaaccCCATTTTCTACCCCTGAAAACCCCTTAGTGAATAAGGTTACATTTCTGGATAAATGGAAGGAGAAAGGGAATTAAAACTCCTCAGACATAATAATTACCGGCAGTTATCGTGCAGTATTAGAAACTTGCTGATCCGATCTCACCTGTCACAGCTG
This sequence is a window from Bufo gargarizans isolate SCDJY-AF-19 chromosome 5, ASM1485885v1, whole genome shotgun sequence. Protein-coding genes within it:
- the PAG1 gene encoding phosphoprotein associated with glycosphingolipid-enriched microdomains 1, translated to MAPILQRLAGGWELSSEQVLLISYGGVAVVSTLVIITVLVFFCSSCDRGKKKKHQNGDHENLMNAPSDKETHSHSVTSLGTEAPASSYRNGAVSTGDVSEDSAATCVPTYEDVQSSLPDLCDPQDFTGKSMRCPQARELPQIPPDNNLESGNLEEDVPLYSEGPYEVLKDSSSHDNIIEDSLYETVKELKDISSSASSEEKSPTMNMQHLANAESKMEVIVEYASVDHNRKSRQSINTQSAGSTPTYQDDDIPPPLPKKLLDENENVQSKETEEEKQEPEGGASTDCKRESCISYKSREEDPCLTEDDISAMYSRVSRTGQSLRLQEDLSHYSYIQDVELSPAACNGTYATVRDIDKSPNLIGLPAAMDMVNGGPDPEYEAIAALSHEEDRTITFSQSCQGVLQHGESDYESIGDLQQNGDYTRL